Part of the Bacillus cabrialesii genome is shown below.
CGTGCGGGCCGGCGGAAGTTTCGGGTGTTTGCCGAATTGGTGTACGCTTTTGGCTTTTTGTCGCAGAGCAGTAGCGACACAGTCAGCTCCTGTATCCCCGCCTCCAATTACGATGACATCTTTCCCTTTGGCATCAATAAATTTCTTGTCTTTAAAGTTAGAATCTAAATAGCTTTTTGTCGCAAGTGTCAGGTAGTCCATCGCGTAATGGACTCCTTTGGAATCGCGCCCTTCAATTAATAGATCCCGCTGTTTCTGCGCACCTGTGCACAGAATCACAGCGTCAAATTGCTCCTTCAGCTCATCAGCTGTAATGTCAACGCCGATTTCTGTGTTTGTGACAAAATCAATTCCTTCTTGTGTCAGCAATTTAACCCGGCGTTCTACAATGCCTTTCTCAAGCTTCATGTTCGGAATGCCGTATGTTAAAAGGCCCCCCGCTCTGTCTGAGCGTTCAAACACAGTGACGGAATGCCCCGCTTGATTCAGCTGATCAGCACTCGCCAGTCCGGCCGGGCCTGACCCAACGACGGCCACTTTTTTGCCTGTTCGTTTTTTAGGAATTCTAGGCTGAATCCAGCCGTTCTCAAATCCTTTGTCAATGATTGCCCTTTCGATGTTTTTAATGGATACGGCTGGGTCTGAAATCGCTAATGTACATGATCCTTCACAAGGAGCGGGGCATACCCGCCCTGTGAATTCAGGAAAGTTGTTTGTTTTCAAAAGGCGTTCTAACGCTTCTTTCCATCTGCCCCGGTAGACAAGATCATTCCATTCAGGAATTAAGTTGTAAATCGGACAGCCGGATGTAAATCCGTTAATGTCCGCACCGATCTGGCAAAACGGTGTACCGCAATCCATACACCGCGCCCCCTGCCGTTTCGATGCTTCTTCTGAAAAAGGAGCAGAATACTCTTTCCAATCCTTTAAGCGAGTGAGAGGGTCCCGCTCAGCAGGTTTTTCTCGTTTGATTTCCATAAATCCAGTTGGTTTCCCCATGTTCCTCTCCCCTTCCTTACTGTACTATCGCTTGTTTTTGTCCCGATGACGCTGTATTCTGCTTTGGCTTCGTGTTGGCTTCAAATGCGTACATGACAGCTTCTTCATCTGATAAGCCTGCAGCTTTTTGCTCTTCTATGCTTGCGAGCATTTGTTTGTAGTTTTTCGGAATGACTTTGACGAATTTTTTTACACTGTCTTCCCAATGATCAAGCAGGCTTGCCGCTTTTTGGCTGTTTGTATACGCAGCATGTTTTTCAAGCATTGCTTTGATTTGCTCAATTTCTTTTTCATCCTCTAATGATTCAAATAAAATCATCTCAAGGTTGCATTTGCGTTTAAACGCTTTTACGTTTTCGGCGAGAACGTAAGCGATTCCGCCGGACATACCTGCAGCGAAGTTTTTGCCTACATCACCGAGTACGACAACACTGCCGCCAGTCATGTATTCACAGCCGTGGTCGCCAATGCCCTCTACCACCACGTTCACACCGCTGTTCCGAACGGCAAAACGTTCACCCGCACGTCCGTTAATATATGCTTCTCCGCTTGTCGCGCCGTAGAAAGCTACGTTGCCGATAATGACGTTGTCATCTGAAGCGGAATTGAATCCTTCCGGTGATTTGACGATGATTTTTCCGCCAGAAAGCCCTTTTCCGACATAATCATTTGAGTCCCCGTCTAAATAAAGCGTCATCCCTTTAGGAACGAAGGCTCCAAAGCTTTGTCCTGCTGATCCGGTAAACTGCAGCTTGATCGTATCTTCCGGAAGCCCTTTTTCACCATAACGTTTTGAAATTTCACTTCCTGTTATCGTTCCGGCTACACGGTTTGTATTGTTGATTTCGATAGAAACTTCCGCTTCTTTTCCAGACTCGATGGCTTCTTGTACGGCCGGGAGAATCGCTGTAATATCAAGTGATTGATCAATTTTATGATTTTGCGGCGATTGGAACGTCCGTACACCTTCAGGCTGATAAAGAAGGGTAGACAAATCAAGCTGGCTTGCTTTCCAATGTCCCTTTGCCCGTTCACTTACATGAAGGGCGTCCGTGCGCCCGATCATTTCATCAAATGTCTTGAAGCCTAACGCAGCCATGTACTCACGAACTTCTTCAGCAATGAACAGCATATAGTTCACAATATGATCAGGATCGCCCATGAATTTTTTGCGAAGCTCTGGATTTTGTGTCGCTACTCCGACAGGACATGTATCCAAATGGCAGGCGCGCATCATGACACAGCCGAGTACAACTAACGGAGCCGTTGCGAAACCGAATTCTTCGGCGCCGAGCAAGGCCGCCATCACAACGTCACGGCCTGTCATGAGCTTTCCGTCTGTTTCTAATACAACACGGTCACGAAGCCCGTTTAACATTAACGTTTGATGTGCTTCGGCGAGACCAAGCTCCCACGGAAGCCCTGTATGTTTAATACTGGTTTTCGGAGAGGCACCTGTCCCCCCGTCGTAACCGCTGATCACAATGACATCTGCAGTCGCTTTGGCAACACCTGCAGCGATTGTGCCTACACCTGCTTTTGATACCAGCTTTACGCTGATTCTTGCGTCACGGTTGGCATTTTTTAAATCATGGATCAGCTGAGCTAAATCCTCAATCGAATAAATATCGTGGTGCGGAGGCGGCGAGATTAATCCGACTCCTGGCGTTGACCCGCGGACATCGGCAACCCAAGGATACACCTTGTTGCCAGGCAGCTGCCCGCCTTCCCCCGGCTTTGCGCCTTGCGCCATTTTAATCTGCAGTTCATCCGCATTGACGAGGTAATGGCTTTTGACACCGAAACGTCCGGAGGCAATTTGTTTGATCGCGCTTCTTCTGTCATCGCCGTTTTTATCTGGAACAAAGCGTTTCGGATCTTCTCCGCCCTCACCGCTGTTGCTTTTTCCGCCAAGACGGTTCATCGCGATAGCTAAAGCTTCGTGCGCTTCTTTGCTCAAAGATCCAAATGACATTGCCCCTGTTTTAAAGCGTTTAACAATCGATTCAGCGGATTCGACTTCCTCTAATTTCAGAGGCTTGCGGTCTCCGTCAAATGCGAACAAGTTCCGTAAAAATCCAATGCGCTCTTCATCTGCCGCTTTTGTATATTGTTTAAACAGATTGTAATCATTTCTTCGGCACGCCCATTGCAAGGTATGAATCGTTTTCGGGTTAAACGCGTGATGCTCTCCGCCGTTTCTCCATTGGAAGTCACTTCCTGGTTCAAGCGTTTTGCTGTAATCATCCTGATACGCTTCTTGGTGGCGGCGCTGCGCTTCTTCCGCAATTGTTTTTAAGTCGATGCCGCCGAGCTGTGATGCAGTTCCTGTGAAATAACGGTCAATCACTTCACGGCTGATTCCTACCGCCTCAAAAATTTGAGCGCCTCTGTAGCTTTGTACAGTTGAAATCCCCATTTTGGACATGACTTTTACGACGCCTTCAGTAATGCTTTTTCCATATTTACTGACCGCTTCTTCATAGCTGATATCCAAACGGCCTTCATCAATTTCCTGTTTGTAGGTCGCATACGCCAGATAAGGATTAATCGCATCCGCGCCATAACCGATTAATGCTGCAAAGTGATGCACTTCACGCGCTTCTCCTGATTCCACAATAATGCTGACTTTCGTACGCAGCCCCTTGCGGATTAAATGCTGATGCAGCGCACTGACTGCCAGCAGCGGCGGAATTGGTGTCAGGCGTTCATTCATCTTTTTGTCTGATAAAATTAACAAGCTTACACCTTGGCTGATGGCTTTCTCTGCCTGTGTGAACATGTCCTTTAATCCGCGTTCAATATCCTCAGAGAACAGCACATCGATTTTTTGGCTTTTTAAATCAGGATGAACAATCGTTTTCAATGCGTAAAATTGTTCATTGGATAAAACAGGAGTATACAATTTAATCCGGCGAACGTTTCGCTCACTCGGGTGAAGAAGATCGCCTTCTGCACCGAGCCATGTCATTGTAGATGTCACAAGTTGCTCACGGATCGCATCGATTGGCGGGTTCGTTACTTGTGCAAACAACTGCTTGAAGTAGTTAAACAGTGATTGCGCGCGATCTGACAGAACAGCAAGAGGCGAGTCATTCCCCATTGAACCGAGAGGATCTTTGCCTTCTTTAATGACAGGAATTAAATATTTTTGGATATCTTCATATGTGTATCCGAATGCCTTCTGGCGAGTAAGGAGATCTGTAAACTGTTCTTCCTCTCTTGATTCCGGATCAGGATTCACTTGGACAAGCTCTTCTTCAAGCCATTTTTGATACGGGTACTCAGTTGCAATTTGTGTTTTGACTTCTTCATCCGAGATAATCCGGCCTTCTTCCAGGTCAATTAAAAGCATTTTTCCAGGCTCAAGACGGTTTTTATATAAAACGTTCTCCTGTTCAACGTCAATAACGCCCACTTCAGATGAGAAAATAATATAATCATCTTTTGTTACATAATAACGTGCAGGGCGAAGACCATTCCGGTCAAGGATAGCACCGATTTGTTTTCCGTCAGTAAATGAAATAGCTGTCGGTCCGTCCCACGGCTCCATTAAGGAACTATGGTACTCGTAGAACGCTCTTTTTTCCTTGGACATATGCGTATTTTCCGTCCACGGCTCAGGGATGAGCATCATTGCTGTATGTGCCGGCTTGCGTCCAGCCATTACAAAAAATTCAAATGCGTTATCTAAAATGGAAGAGTCACTGCCGTCAGCATTCAGAATCGGCAGAATCTTGTTTAAGTCCTCACCGAAGCTTTCTGATACAAATTGCTGTTCACGCGCGCTCATCCAGTTGATGTTTCCACGAAGGGTGTTAATTTCCCCGTTATGAACCAAATACCGGTTTGGATGCGCTCTTTCCCATGTAGGGAATGTGTTGGTGCTGAAGCGTGAATGAACAAGCGCAAAAGCAGAAACGAATGCTTCATCTTGCAGATCAGAATAAAACGCATCAACTTGTTCAGGTGTTAAAAGGCCTTTGTAAACAATGGTCTGGCTTGAAAGACTGGCAAAATAAAAATCAAGACCTTCCGTTACTCCCCAGTTTTCAGCTTGTTTACGAATGACATACAATTTTCGTTCAAAAGACAAATTGTCCTTCAGATCAGAACTTGCACCGATAAACACCTGGCGGACAAACGGACAGCTTTTTTGCGCCACTGTTCCGATTTTTCCGACATTTACAGGTACAGTTCTCCATCCAAGAACGGCTTGGCCTTCTTGTTCAATCAGTGCATTGATTTGCTTTTCGATTTTTTTTCTTTCATCTTCCTTCTGTGAGAAAAAGACCATTCCTACCCCGTAACGTCCTTTTTCCGGCAGATTGATGTCTTTGCACTTTTTTCTAAAGAAAGCATCAGGGATTTGAACCAGTAAGCCGGCTCCGTCTCCTGTATCCGGGTCACTGCCTTGGCCTCCTCTGTGGTCTAGCTGGCAAAGCATCTTAAGCCCTTGTTTGACGATGTTATGAGTCTGCTTGCCCTTTAAGTGCGCATATAGGCCGATTCCGCATGCATCATGTTCAAATTCAGGACGGTAGAGACCTTGAGCTTTTGGCATTTGATTGTACGTCATAATTCCTCTCCCCCGATCAATTTCCGATAATACCGGTCATAAAATCTAACAACTCTATAATTATTGTAGGTTTTCAAAACGATATAAACAATATATAATTTAGATCAAAAGAATCTCAAAATGAGATAGATGGATGTGAGACAAACATGGAGCTGCGCCAACTGCGCTATTTTATGGAGGTGGCTGAACGTGAACACGTTTCAGAAGCCGCTGATCATTTGCATGTGGCCCAATCAGCAATCAGCAGACAAATTGCAAATCTTGAAGAAGAATTAAATGTGACTTTATTTGAGCGCGAAGGGAGAAATATCAAACTCACGCCGATCGGAAAAGAATTTTTAATTCATGTGAAAACAGCAATGAAAGCCATCGATTATGCGAAAGAACAAATTGATGAGTATCTCGACCCGCATCGCGGAACGGTAAAGATCGGCTTTCCTACAAGCCTTGCGAGCCAGCTTTTGCCGACTGTCATTTCAGCATTTAAAGAAGAATATCCGCACGTCGAATTTTTGCTGCGCCAAGGCTCCTACAAGTTTCTGATTGAGGCTGTCAGAACCCGCGATATTGATCTGGCCTTATTAGGACCGGTGCCGACGAATTTTCCAGACATAACAGGAAAAATTTTATTCACAGAAAAAATTTACGCGCTAGTTCCATTAAATCATCCGCTTGCCAAACAAAAAACGGTGCATTTAATCGATTTGCGCAACGACCAATTTGTATTGTTCCCGGAAGGATTTGTGCTTAGAAAAATGGCAATCGATGCTTGTAAGCAAGCCGGCTTTGCTCCTCTCGTATCTACGGAAGGTGAGGATTTGGATGCCATCAAAGGATTGGTATCCGCAGGAATGGGCGTTACCCTTCTGCCGGAAAGCACGTTTGCAGAAACGACACCTCGTTTTACTGTGAAAATTCCAATTGAGTTCCCTCAAGTAAAACGAACTGTCGGAATCATTAAACCGAAAAAGAGAGAGCTTGCGCCGTCTGCGAATGACTTTTATGAGTTTGTCATTCAATTCTTCTCTAAGCTGGAGCAGTATCAATAAAAAAATGAACCCGAGCTTCTATTAGAAGCTTCGGGTTTTTTGCTGCAAATTAATTTGCAGGCAAAGATAAATCTACATGGCACACAAATGCTTCCTGATCAATCACAGCTTTGTTTAACAGCTCTTCCTTTTTTTCATGTTCTTGAAGCTGTACAGAAGAATAATTGACGATTCCGAGCCCGATTTCTGCCCCTTCTGAATCCATCAGGCGAACAACCGATCCGCTTTTGAACTTTCCTTTAATCTCCTGTACACCGTCCAGATATAAACTCGATTGGCCGTTTGTTACTTTTCGTGAATAATCATCTGATAAAATCATTTCACCTTCCGGGCCGGAATTAAAAGCGATCCACTGCTCCTTATGATTCAGCGGAAGCGTTCCCTCTGCTTCAAAATAGGTGCCTTCCGCCTCTTCATGAACGGCCTGATATAAAATGTCGCCGGCATCTGCCTGACCAAGAAAGCCTTTAATGCCGGATGCCATTACGATTTTAAACGCATCAAGCTTAGAGCGCATGCCGCCGGTACCGACGACGCTGCCAGGGTCACCTGCGCACGCTTCGATGTCAGGCGTTATCTCACTCACCCGCTGTATCCTTTTCGCTTCTGGATTTGCGCGCGGATTGCCGTCATATAATCCGTCGATATCTGATAAAATCACAAGCATATCTGCATCAATTAATCCGGCGACTTTTGCTGCGAGTGTATCATTGTCCCCAAACTTGAGCCGATTGACGGTCACTGTATCATTTTCATTTATGATCGGGATGATACCGCGTTCGAGCAGTACATTCATAGTATTTCGGACATTGTTATATCGATGTTCATCAGAAAAATCGCTTCTCGTAATCAAAATTTGGGATGCGACATAGCCGTGTGCTAAAAACAGCTTTGAATAAGCTTCCATCAGCAGGCCCTGGCCGATTGAAGCTGATGCTTGTTTTTCCGGAAGCTTCTCTGGTCTTCGGATAAATCCGAGCTTCCGATATCCCGCCGCCACTGCGCCTGAGGAAACCAAAATCACTTCATATCCTGCGTCTTTGAGTTTGACGACCTGATCGACCAACGCTTCTAATTTTCGAATGCTGATTTCTCCATGAAAGCTTGTTAATGAACTGCTTCCAATCTTCACAACGATTCTTTTCATGTTTGTATCAGGCGTCACTTTATCACTCCTGATAGTGCGGCCGCTGTTTTTTCGATATCGTCGCTGATTTCCTTTGAGCGCTTAGCGGCATGCTTAATCGCTTGAGAAATCGCTTCTCCGCCGCCGCTCTTTTGCAATGCTTGCAGCCCTGCAGCTGTCGTTCCATTCGGTGATGTGACGTTGTCTCTTAAGACCTCAGGCTGTTCTCCTGTTTCCATGAGCATTTTTGCGGCACCTAAAAGCGTCTGTGCGCCGATGCTGCGTGATAACTGTTTATCGAGGCCCGCTTCCTCGCCTGTCTTTTCAATGAATTCCATTAAATAATAAAAATACGCGGGGCCGCTGCCGGCAATTCCGGTGAATATGTCCATTTGATTTTCTTGGATTGTATAGACTTCACCCATGCATCCGAGCAATTCTTCGGCCAGCTTTTTCAGGTCTTCTGACACATACTTGCCAAGTGCAATGGCAGTTGCAGAAGCGCCGATCATACTGGATGTGTTGGGCATCACCCTGACAACCGGCTGTTGATTAAGCAATGATTGTTCAATAAAAGAGGTGGTTATGCCGGCAAGGACCGACAATATTAATTGATGGGGTTGAATACGTGTTTTTAGTGATGACAGAGCGCTTTCGGCGTCTTTTGGCTTCATTGCCAAAATAAGTACATCCATGTCTTCAATACATATGTCACTCGGCGCAGCGCCTTTGATTCCATATTGAAGTTCGAGTTCAGCTAATCGCTCTGTATTGCTGCGGTTTGTAACGCAGATGTTTTGTTTCGGGATTTTGTTGGCACGGACGATACCTGATATCATTCCTTCCGCCATAGATCCTGCTCCTATAAAGGCTACTTTCTTTTGATCAAAGATCGGTAACATCTCCTTTGTTCGCTTTTTGTTCGCATTTTCACACGTTTAAAATGTTACCACGTGAGGAAATGATGTCAAGTTTGAAGGTCATCATTGATGTGTATTGTTTCTTTTCGACAATTATGTATAATGAATAGCAGAAAAAACCCGATGCACACTGCTGCGCCGGGTGTTCGTTTCTATTAAAAATTATCTGAGAGCGCTTTTTCAATCAGTTTTTTGCAGCGGTCCAGTTCAACCTTCAGCTGTTTTTTATATAGTTTGGCAGCTTCGTAATCTTTAAATTGATAGAGGACGACTTCCTGGAGCTTAGCCCCTTCTTTTTTTACTTTGATTTGCTTTAATATTCCGTCATCAAGAAGCTCATGCAAAGACCGGTATACTTCTGTATGATTCGGTTTAAAACCAATCTCTTTAAATTCAGACCGAAGCACTTCAAGCAGTTTTAATCCGTAGAGCCTCTCTTGCTCTGTCATTGTTATCATATAAAGTTTCAAAAAAGCGCGCTGTTTAACTAAAAAGCCGGTTGAACTTCTTTTTTCCTCTTTCACTATATTCACTCCTTCTTCTGTCAACTGAGAACACTATGTACTAAATATTCAATTTTAATCTATCGGTTTCCTCCTTTATATTAGGGCCTGATATTCAAAAAAATTAGTGTTAGCTGTTTATAATGTGGAACGGATTATAAAACAAAAGTGAACATTTGGTACATAGTTCATTTAGTTTTATTATAGCGTTTTTCACTGTTTTCTTCAAATTTCCTGGTTTTCGAGTATGCATATACCAGAGCGGATCGCATTCAAATAAAAAAGCCTGTCGCAAGACAGGCTTCTCGTTTTTTTTACGGATTTGTTGACCATAATCCCGCTGTTTTGATGAAAATTCGCGGATCTAATTTCAATTGTGCCACCATATATTCAGCAAGATCCTCTGGCTGCATCACCTTTTCAGGATTACCGTCTGTTAAGTTCAGTTCGATAGACATATCACTAGCAACAGTGCTCGGTGTTAACGCGCTGACTCTGATATTGTGCTTTCTCACTTCTTGCATAAGAGACTCTGTTAACCCAAGAACCGCAAATTTAGAAGCACTGTAAGCGCTTGTCACCGCTGCTCCTCTTTGGCCCGCTGTAGATGAAATATTAATGATGTCTCCGGCTTTGCGTTCGATCATTTCCGGAAGCACCGCGCGAGTCACGTGGTACACACCCATTAGGTTGACATTTATAATATTTTCCCACTCGTCAGCTGACAGGTCTAAGAAACCGCCAAATTTGCTGATTCCGGCGTTATTAATGAGGATGTCAATATCACCAAGCTGTTCTTTCACTTGAGCTACAGCTTGATTAACCTGCTCGGCATCTTTTACATCTGCAGTGGCAAATGCAGCTTTTACACCAAGCGCTTTGACTTCTTCAGCCACTTTTTCAACATTTGCGGCAGTCCGGCCGATTAACCCGATATTGACGCCTTCTTTCGCAAGAGCAAGAGCTGTAGCGCGGCCGATCCCTCTGCCTCCGCCTGTGATAAGAGCGGTTTTATTTTGTAAATTTTGCAATTGAAGCACCCTTTCTTTGTTTACCTATGTACGATATCACATTATAAGTAGAATAA
Proteins encoded:
- the gltD gene encoding glutamate synthase small subunit, producing the protein MGKPTGFMEIKREKPAERDPLTRLKDWKEYSAPFSEEASKRQGARCMDCGTPFCQIGADINGFTSGCPIYNLIPEWNDLVYRGRWKEALERLLKTNNFPEFTGRVCPAPCEGSCTLAISDPAVSIKNIERAIIDKGFENGWIQPRIPKKRTGKKVAVVGSGPAGLASADQLNQAGHSVTVFERSDRAGGLLTYGIPNMKLEKGIVERRVKLLTQEGIDFVTNTEIGVDITADELKEQFDAVILCTGAQKQRDLLIEGRDSKGVHYAMDYLTLATKSYLDSNFKDKKFIDAKGKDVIVIGGGDTGADCVATALRQKAKSVHQFGKHPKLPPARTNDNLWPEQPHVFTLEYAYEEAEAKFGRDPREYSIQTKKMVADKNGQLKELHTIQMEKVKNEHGKYEFRELPGTEKVWPAQLVFIAIGFEGTEQPLLKQFGVDSVNNKISATYGDYQTNIDGIFAAGDARRGQSLIVWAINEGREVAREVDRYLMGSSVLP
- the gltB gene encoding glutamate synthase large subunit, producing the protein MTYNQMPKAQGLYRPEFEHDACGIGLYAHLKGKQTHNIVKQGLKMLCQLDHRGGQGSDPDTGDGAGLLVQIPDAFFRKKCKDINLPEKGRYGVGMVFFSQKEDERKKIEKQINALIEQEGQAVLGWRTVPVNVGKIGTVAQKSCPFVRQVFIGASSDLKDNLSFERKLYVIRKQAENWGVTEGLDFYFASLSSQTIVYKGLLTPEQVDAFYSDLQDEAFVSAFALVHSRFSTNTFPTWERAHPNRYLVHNGEINTLRGNINWMSAREQQFVSESFGEDLNKILPILNADGSDSSILDNAFEFFVMAGRKPAHTAMMLIPEPWTENTHMSKEKRAFYEYHSSLMEPWDGPTAISFTDGKQIGAILDRNGLRPARYYVTKDDYIIFSSEVGVIDVEQENVLYKNRLEPGKMLLIDLEEGRIISDEEVKTQIATEYPYQKWLEEELVQVNPDPESREEEQFTDLLTRQKAFGYTYEDIQKYLIPVIKEGKDPLGSMGNDSPLAVLSDRAQSLFNYFKQLFAQVTNPPIDAIREQLVTSTMTWLGAEGDLLHPSERNVRRIKLYTPVLSNEQFYALKTIVHPDLKSQKIDVLFSEDIERGLKDMFTQAEKAISQGVSLLILSDKKMNERLTPIPPLLAVSALHQHLIRKGLRTKVSIIVESGEAREVHHFAALIGYGADAINPYLAYATYKQEIDEGRLDISYEEAVSKYGKSITEGVVKVMSKMGISTVQSYRGAQIFEAVGISREVIDRYFTGTASQLGGIDLKTIAEEAQRRHQEAYQDDYSKTLEPGSDFQWRNGGEHHAFNPKTIHTLQWACRRNDYNLFKQYTKAADEERIGFLRNLFAFDGDRKPLKLEEVESAESIVKRFKTGAMSFGSLSKEAHEALAIAMNRLGGKSNSGEGGEDPKRFVPDKNGDDRRSAIKQIASGRFGVKSHYLVNADELQIKMAQGAKPGEGGQLPGNKVYPWVADVRGSTPGVGLISPPPHHDIYSIEDLAQLIHDLKNANRDARISVKLVSKAGVGTIAAGVAKATADVIVISGYDGGTGASPKTSIKHTGLPWELGLAEAHQTLMLNGLRDRVVLETDGKLMTGRDVVMAALLGAEEFGFATAPLVVLGCVMMRACHLDTCPVGVATQNPELRKKFMGDPDHIVNYMLFIAEEVREYMAALGFKTFDEMIGRTDALHVSERAKGHWKASQLDLSTLLYQPEGVRTFQSPQNHKIDQSLDITAILPAVQEAIESGKEAEVSIEINNTNRVAGTITGSEISKRYGEKGLPEDTIKLQFTGSAGQSFGAFVPKGMTLYLDGDSNDYVGKGLSGGKIIVKSPEGFNSASDDNVIIGNVAFYGATSGEAYINGRAGERFAVRNSGVNVVVEGIGDHGCEYMTGGSVVVLGDVGKNFAAGMSGGIAYVLAENVKAFKRKCNLEMILFESLEDEKEIEQIKAMLEKHAAYTNSQKAASLLDHWEDSVKKFVKVIPKNYKQMLASIEEQKAAGLSDEEAVMYAFEANTKPKQNTASSGQKQAIVQ
- the gltC gene encoding glutamate biosynthesis transcriptional regulator GltC, which codes for MELRQLRYFMEVAEREHVSEAADHLHVAQSAISRQIANLEEELNVTLFEREGRNIKLTPIGKEFLIHVKTAMKAIDYAKEQIDEYLDPHRGTVKIGFPTSLASQLLPTVISAFKEEYPHVEFLLRQGSYKFLIEAVRTRDIDLALLGPVPTNFPDITGKILFTEKIYALVPLNHPLAKQKTVHLIDLRNDQFVLFPEGFVLRKMAIDACKQAGFAPLVSTEGEDLDAIKGLVSAGMGVTLLPESTFAETTPRFTVKIPIEFPQVKRTVGIIKPKKRELAPSANDFYEFVIQFFSKLEQYQ
- the proB gene encoding glutamate 5-kinase produces the protein MTPDTNMKRIVVKIGSSSLTSFHGEISIRKLEALVDQVVKLKDAGYEVILVSSGAVAAGYRKLGFIRRPEKLPEKQASASIGQGLLMEAYSKLFLAHGYVASQILITRSDFSDEHRYNNVRNTMNVLLERGIIPIINENDTVTVNRLKFGDNDTLAAKVAGLIDADMLVILSDIDGLYDGNPRANPEAKRIQRVSEITPDIEACAGDPGSVVGTGGMRSKLDAFKIVMASGIKGFLGQADAGDILYQAVHEEAEGTYFEAEGTLPLNHKEQWIAFNSGPEGEMILSDDYSRKVTNGQSSLYLDGVQEIKGKFKSGSVVRLMDSEGAEIGLGIVNYSSVQLQEHEKKEELLNKAVIDQEAFVCHVDLSLPAN
- the proC gene encoding pyrroline-5-carboxylate reductase codes for the protein MLPIFDQKKVAFIGAGSMAEGMISGIVRANKIPKQNICVTNRSNTERLAELELQYGIKGAAPSDICIEDMDVLILAMKPKDAESALSSLKTRIQPHQLILSVLAGITTSFIEQSLLNQQPVVRVMPNTSSMIGASATAIALGKYVSEDLKKLAEELLGCMGEVYTIQENQMDIFTGIAGSGPAYFYYLMEFIEKTGEEAGLDKQLSRSIGAQTLLGAAKMLMETGEQPEVLRDNVTSPNGTTAAGLQALQKSGGGEAISQAIKHAAKRSKEISDDIEKTAAALSGVIK
- the rtp gene encoding replication termination protein; the protein is MKEEKRSSTGFLVKQRAFLKLYMITMTEQERLYGLKLLEVLRSEFKEIGFKPNHTEVYRSLHELLDDGILKQIKVKKEGAKLQEVVLYQFKDYEAAKLYKKQLKVELDRCKKLIEKALSDNF
- a CDS encoding 3-ketoacyl-ACP reductase, giving the protein MQNLQNKTALITGGGRGIGRATALALAKEGVNIGLIGRTAANVEKVAEEVKALGVKAAFATADVKDAEQVNQAVAQVKEQLGDIDILINNAGISKFGGFLDLSADEWENIINVNLMGVYHVTRAVLPEMIERKAGDIINISSTAGQRGAAVTSAYSASKFAVLGLTESLMQEVRKHNIRVSALTPSTVASDMSIELNLTDGNPEKVMQPEDLAEYMVAQLKLDPRIFIKTAGLWSTNP